Proteins encoded by one window of Methyloterricola oryzae:
- a CDS encoding reprolysin-like metallopeptidase → MKTRKILSMVVLATAGALVQASESADSTLIQALGEVKARTGAEFQLAPELARALVSDQSVKLASAGDLETVLAGYNYALVHGVDGRVRQILVSGYAGRGSSPPSLGQESAGAPVFAYDPSPASLPAKFLRHNSGSVAAIKIDAARLSAMQKGERLTMSLPSGDYAVVYDNLFHHENGDFTWVGYVDGAGRGYRVIITSGSEGSLGQIVTPDGTYSVDLEDGRNWLVDISGSGMQAGSLEGDELDGSRVNRGHEAASDSSATLETARFLEAKKAKKVKKVKKVRKGKQKSLPNAETTEAPTVIDVLVVYTRGMNAKKVQTRLNFLVASANQAYLDSEISVQLRLVATIASDYPDNGPNNNALNDLTNGKGEFADTAELRREYGADLIALIRPFDYASQKNCGSGWVNGARGSELYAALGYSVVSDGSDPSGWYCSDYTFAHELGHNMGSVHDAANSSFEGKYPFSYGYGVEGKFGSIMSYVNPVVGLFSNPRLTCKGQACGDAEWADNSHSLELTAPTVANFMPATR, encoded by the coding sequence GTGAAAACAAGAAAAATCTTATCCATGGTGGTCCTGGCGACAGCGGGAGCACTGGTCCAGGCGAGCGAATCTGCGGACTCGACCTTGATTCAGGCGCTGGGTGAGGTCAAGGCGCGGACCGGAGCAGAATTTCAATTGGCGCCGGAACTGGCGCGTGCGCTTGTTTCCGATCAGTCCGTGAAGCTGGCTTCCGCCGGGGACTTGGAAACGGTACTTGCCGGGTATAACTACGCATTGGTCCATGGTGTTGATGGCCGGGTCAGGCAAATTCTGGTCAGCGGCTACGCCGGGCGCGGCAGTTCACCCCCCAGCCTAGGTCAGGAATCGGCAGGCGCGCCGGTGTTTGCCTATGATCCATCGCCAGCCAGCCTGCCGGCCAAGTTTCTGCGACATAACAGCGGCTCCGTTGCGGCAATCAAGATCGATGCCGCGCGCCTGTCGGCCATGCAAAAGGGCGAGCGGTTGACCATGAGCTTGCCTTCCGGCGATTACGCCGTGGTTTACGACAACCTCTTCCATCACGAGAACGGCGACTTTACCTGGGTTGGTTATGTGGACGGCGCCGGTAGAGGCTATCGCGTCATCATTACATCCGGCAGTGAAGGCAGTCTTGGACAGATTGTGACGCCCGATGGCACCTATTCGGTGGATCTTGAGGATGGTCGTAACTGGCTGGTGGACATCAGCGGTTCTGGAATGCAGGCCGGTTCCCTCGAAGGCGATGAGTTGGATGGCTCCCGGGTGAACCGCGGGCACGAGGCGGCATCCGATTCAAGTGCGACCTTGGAGACGGCGCGCTTCCTGGAGGCCAAAAAAGCGAAAAAGGTGAAGAAGGTCAAGAAAGTCAGGAAGGGAAAACAGAAGTCCCTCCCGAATGCAGAAACTACGGAAGCCCCAACGGTCATCGATGTCCTTGTCGTTTACACCCGGGGCATGAATGCGAAGAAAGTACAGACGCGCCTGAACTTCTTGGTTGCCTCGGCCAATCAGGCCTATCTGGATAGCGAAATTTCCGTTCAGCTGCGTCTGGTTGCCACCATCGCTTCGGATTATCCGGACAATGGCCCGAACAACAACGCATTGAACGATCTGACCAACGGGAAAGGCGAATTCGCCGATACAGCCGAATTGCGCCGGGAATATGGAGCGGATCTGATTGCCTTGATTCGGCCTTTTGATTATGCCAGCCAGAAGAACTGCGGTTCCGGCTGGGTCAACGGCGCGCGCGGCTCGGAGTTGTATGCCGCGCTGGGGTACTCGGTCGTCAGCGATGGCAGCGACCCCAGTGGCTGGTATTGCTCGGATTACACCTTCGCCCATGAGCTTGGACACAATATGGGCAGCGTGCACGATGCGGCCAATAGCTCGTTCGAAGGCAAATATCCATTTTCCTATGGCTACGGCGTCGAAGGTAAATTCGGTTCCATCATGAGCTACGTCAATCCGGTGGTCGGTTTGTTTTCCAATCCGCGCTTGACCTGCAAAGGGCAAGCTTGCGGCGACGCGGAATGGGCTGACAACAGCCATTCTCTTGAACTCACGGCGCCTACGGTCGCCAATTTCATGCCCGCTACCCGTTAG
- a CDS encoding heavy metal translocating P-type ATPase: protein MQTNESEDKPIRLSVLGMRCAGCVSAVEGALRAVPGVVSADVNFADHTALIHGAVDPNELRKSVQSAGYDAAVMEELEDLSSQDVLEEERYRALMRKAAVAGALGVPLMLGAHLGWFPDLGTAAGSRFWSWVALLTLAVLYYSGGHFYSGAISTLRLKQANMDTLIALGTGAAWLYSTVAIDFSSILPAGSQHAYFEAAAVILGFINLGSALEMRARGKTSSAIRQLIGLQPRTARVVRDGQEVDVPIADIGLGETLRVRPGEKVAVDGKIIEGHSSLDESMLTGEPLPVEKTVGDDVIAGTLNQHGTFVFEATRIGRDTMLAQIIASVRQAQATKPAIARLVDQVSAVFVPVVVAISVLTFLIWLIFGPSPSLGYAFVTAMTVLVIACPCALGLATPISIMVAVGRSAQKGILIRNGDALQASGKLTAVILDKTGTVTQGRPSVSRVVAAAGHEEERVLTLAACLEKGSEHPLAAAILAEASHRGIKPKAVKKFQALVGRGVMAELDGHVLRFGNELLMTEAGVDFQALKNVMAELAAQGHTPMLLAEDDQALGLVAVADPIKPDSREAVSQLKAMGVRVLMVTGDNPVTAQAIAREAGIDEVRAQVLPQDKAQVVRDLQAQGLVVGMVGDGINDAPALAQADVGFAIGTGTDIAIESGDVIIMRGSLLKLVDAMDLSKATVRNIKQNLFGAFIYNTISIPVAAGLLYPAFGLLLNPMIAGAAMAMSSVTVVSNANRLRFK from the coding sequence ATGCAGACCAATGAATCTGAAGACAAGCCCATCCGCCTCTCCGTGCTGGGCATGCGCTGTGCCGGTTGTGTCTCCGCCGTGGAAGGGGCGTTGCGTGCGGTACCCGGGGTAGTTTCCGCTGATGTCAATTTCGCCGATCATACTGCCCTGATCCATGGGGCAGTCGATCCGAACGAACTGCGCAAGTCTGTCCAGTCGGCCGGCTATGACGCCGCCGTCATGGAAGAACTGGAGGATCTGAGTAGCCAGGATGTCCTGGAGGAAGAACGCTATCGTGCGTTGATGCGTAAAGCCGCAGTGGCGGGAGCCTTGGGCGTGCCGCTCATGCTGGGCGCGCATCTCGGCTGGTTTCCTGATCTGGGTACCGCAGCAGGCAGCAGGTTCTGGTCTTGGGTGGCTTTGCTCACCCTGGCTGTTCTGTACTACTCAGGTGGACACTTTTACTCCGGGGCTATCAGCACCCTGCGCTTGAAGCAGGCGAACATGGACACCCTGATTGCCCTCGGCACCGGTGCGGCCTGGCTTTATTCGACGGTCGCCATCGATTTTTCCTCGATCTTGCCGGCCGGGTCCCAGCACGCTTACTTTGAGGCGGCCGCGGTCATTCTGGGTTTCATCAATCTTGGTTCGGCGCTGGAGATGCGCGCGCGCGGCAAGACCTCATCGGCCATACGCCAGTTGATCGGGTTGCAGCCTCGCACCGCGCGCGTGGTGCGCGACGGTCAGGAGGTGGATGTGCCCATCGCCGACATCGGCCTGGGCGAGACCCTGCGCGTCCGTCCCGGCGAGAAGGTGGCCGTGGACGGCAAAATCATTGAGGGCCACTCCAGCCTGGATGAGTCCATGCTCACCGGAGAACCCTTGCCGGTGGAAAAGACCGTCGGCGATGACGTCATCGCCGGCACATTGAATCAGCACGGTACCTTTGTCTTCGAGGCGACCCGTATCGGCCGCGATACCATGCTGGCGCAGATCATCGCCAGCGTCCGCCAGGCCCAGGCGACCAAGCCGGCCATCGCAAGACTGGTGGACCAGGTTTCCGCGGTTTTCGTGCCGGTCGTGGTCGCGATATCTGTGCTCACTTTTCTCATCTGGCTGATCTTCGGGCCATCGCCCTCCCTGGGCTACGCCTTCGTCACGGCCATGACCGTACTGGTCATCGCCTGCCCCTGCGCGTTGGGACTGGCGACGCCCATTTCCATCATGGTGGCGGTGGGCCGTTCGGCGCAAAAAGGAATCCTTATTCGCAACGGTGATGCCTTGCAGGCGAGCGGGAAACTGACCGCCGTAATCCTGGACAAGACCGGCACGGTTACACAGGGACGTCCGAGCGTATCCCGGGTGGTGGCTGCGGCGGGGCATGAAGAGGAGCGTGTTCTGACGCTGGCCGCGTGCCTGGAAAAGGGCTCGGAGCATCCGCTTGCCGCGGCGATTCTGGCCGAGGCCAGCCATCGTGGCATCAAGCCGAAAGCCGTCAAAAAGTTTCAGGCCCTGGTGGGGCGCGGCGTCATGGCCGAATTGGACGGGCATGTCCTGCGCTTCGGGAACGAGCTTCTGATGACGGAGGCCGGCGTCGATTTCCAGGCCTTGAAGAATGTCATGGCGGAATTGGCGGCGCAGGGGCATACGCCCATGCTGCTGGCGGAGGACGATCAAGCGCTGGGCTTGGTGGCCGTTGCCGACCCCATCAAGCCGGATAGCCGCGAGGCGGTTTCCCAGTTGAAGGCGATGGGCGTGCGCGTGCTCATGGTGACGGGCGACAACCCGGTCACCGCTCAGGCCATCGCGCGCGAGGCCGGAATCGACGAGGTGAGGGCGCAAGTGCTGCCTCAGGACAAGGCCCAAGTGGTTAGGGATCTGCAGGCTCAAGGCCTGGTGGTGGGCATGGTGGGGGACGGCATCAATGACGCGCCGGCTCTGGCCCAGGCCGACGTGGGCTTTGCCATCGGGACCGGCACCGACATCGCCATCGAGAGCGGTGATGTGATCATCATGCGCGGTTCGCTGCTGAAGCTGGTCGACGCGATGGATCTGTCCAAGGCCACCGTGCGCAACATCAAGCAAAACCTATTTGGCGCCTTTATTTACAACACCATCAGTATTCCTGTCGCGGCGGGCCTGTTGTACCCCGCTTTTGGCCTGCTGCTCAATCCGATGATCGCGGGGGCTGCCATGGCCATGTCCTCGGTGACGGTGGTCAGCAATGCCAACCGCCTGCGTTTCAAATAA
- a CDS encoding YebC/PmpR family DNA-binding transcriptional regulator → MAGHSKWANIQHRKGAQDARRGKLFTKLIREITVSARAGGGDPGNNPRLRAVIDKALTANMSKDTIERAVKKGTGAGEGDNFEEVRYEGYGPGGTAVMVDCLTDNRNRTVSEVRHAFSKSGGNLGTDGSVAYLFSKVGVLSFPAGSDEDKAMELALEAGADDVVANDDGSFDVLTTPEQFEAVRDALSAGGLAAENAEVTMRASTSSQLSQEDAEKMIRLLERLEDLDDVQNVYSNADISEEILEKIA, encoded by the coding sequence ATGGCTGGTCATAGCAAGTGGGCCAATATTCAGCATCGCAAGGGGGCCCAGGATGCTCGCAGGGGTAAGCTGTTCACCAAACTGATACGGGAAATCACCGTGTCGGCCCGCGCCGGGGGCGGCGATCCCGGGAATAATCCGCGTCTACGCGCCGTCATCGACAAGGCGCTGACCGCGAACATGTCCAAGGACACCATCGAGCGGGCGGTCAAGAAAGGCACCGGCGCCGGCGAGGGCGACAACTTCGAGGAGGTCCGCTACGAGGGCTATGGCCCGGGCGGCACGGCCGTCATGGTGGATTGCCTCACCGACAACCGAAATCGCACCGTGTCGGAAGTGCGCCACGCCTTCAGCAAATCGGGTGGAAACCTGGGCACGGACGGCTCCGTGGCTTATTTGTTCAGCAAGGTGGGTGTATTGAGCTTTCCGGCTGGGAGCGACGAAGACAAAGCCATGGAACTCGCATTGGAGGCGGGCGCCGACGACGTGGTCGCCAACGATGACGGTTCCTTTGACGTCCTGACCACGCCGGAGCAGTTCGAGGCGGTACGCGATGCCTTGAGCGCAGGCGGCCTGGCGGCGGAGAACGCCGAGGTCACCATGCGCGCCAGCACCAGCAGCCAGCTCAGCCAGGAGGACGCGGAGAAGATGATCCGCCTGCTGGAGCGGCTGGAAGATCTCGACGACGTGCAGAACGTGTATTCCAACGCTGATATCAGCGAAGAAATCCTCGAAAAGATTGCCTGA
- a CDS encoding DUF2959 domain-containing protein: MSRLPSNQDPLLSQIGKSLLSPLVRYLTAQCQKVYFRAVESVGRHKRDLLITRVESARDGLEEAKQQFQCALERFSALTEFDGGELEDVYRQLKFEFDYSKSKALAVKDRIDAVQDVAEALFSEWEQELEQYSNRSLRSSSRQKLKQTQQLYGQLISAMRRAEGKIDPVLSAFQDQVLFLKHNLNAQAVAALQGELTTMSIGVAGLITAMERSIDRANLFMQTMAPQKALTAEP; the protein is encoded by the coding sequence ATGAGCAGACTCCCTTCCAATCAAGACCCCCTATTGAGCCAGATCGGGAAAAGTTTGTTGTCTCCCCTGGTTCGCTACCTGACTGCTCAATGTCAGAAAGTCTACTTTCGGGCCGTGGAGTCAGTCGGGCGGCATAAGCGGGATCTGCTGATTACGCGGGTTGAAAGCGCGCGTGATGGCCTGGAGGAAGCCAAGCAGCAGTTTCAGTGTGCCCTGGAGCGCTTCAGTGCGCTGACCGAATTCGACGGCGGTGAACTGGAGGATGTCTATCGCCAGCTCAAGTTCGAATTCGACTACAGCAAGTCGAAGGCCCTGGCGGTGAAAGATCGCATCGACGCGGTTCAGGATGTGGCCGAGGCCTTGTTCTCAGAATGGGAACAGGAACTTGAGCAGTACTCAAACCGCAGCCTGCGCAGCAGCAGTCGCCAGAAGCTCAAGCAGACTCAACAACTCTACGGGCAACTGATTTCCGCCATGCGTCGGGCCGAGGGGAAGATAGACCCGGTCCTGAGCGCCTTTCAGGACCAGGTCCTGTTTCTCAAGCACAATCTCAATGCCCAGGCGGTGGCGGCCCTGCAGGGTGAACTGACGACCATGAGCATCGGCGTCGCCGGGCTGATTACCGCCATGGAGCGTTCCATTGATCGCGCCAACCTTTTCATGCAGACCATGGCACCACAGAAGGCGCTGACTGCGGAACCCTGA
- a CDS encoding cytochrome P460 family protein, with protein MTKVIIFALSAFAVAANAAEAVGVLPAPNGIALPEGYKNWTLIAVSQRTENQTLRAILGNSVAVEAARAGKTNPWPNGAILAKLNWKQKASGTFPTAVVPGEFVHVDFMVKDDGKYAATGGWGYARWLGMDQKPYDKGDVSQECLSCHGMMKAQDYVFTAPAQLP; from the coding sequence ATGACCAAAGTAATCATCTTCGCCTTGAGCGCCTTCGCAGTTGCAGCAAATGCCGCGGAGGCCGTCGGCGTGCTACCAGCGCCAAACGGCATCGCACTACCCGAGGGCTACAAAAACTGGACCTTGATAGCCGTTTCGCAGCGCACCGAAAACCAGACGCTGCGCGCCATTCTGGGTAACAGCGTAGCCGTTGAAGCCGCCCGCGCCGGCAAGACCAACCCGTGGCCCAACGGCGCGATCCTCGCCAAATTGAACTGGAAGCAAAAGGCCAGCGGCACCTTTCCAACCGCCGTGGTTCCGGGAGAGTTCGTGCACGTTGATTTCATGGTGAAAGATGACGGCAAATATGCCGCCACCGGCGGTTGGGGCTATGCACGCTGGCTTGGTATGGACCAGAAGCCCTACGACAAGGGCGATGTCTCGCAGGAATGCCTGTCCTGTCATGGAATGATGAAGGCTCAGGACTATGTGTTTACGGCGCCGGCTCAGCTTCCCTGA
- the uvrA gene encoding excinuclease ABC subunit UvrA: MDRIQIRGARTHNLKNIDLDLPRDKLIVITGLSGSGKSSLAFDTIYAEGQRRYVESLSAYARQFLSIMEKPDVDHIEGLSPAISIEQKSTSHNPRSTVGTITEIYDYLRLLFARAGTPRCPVHGVSLEAQTVSQMVDNVLGQPEESRWMLLAPVVSERKGEHVQLLETLRGQGFIRARIDGQVVELDEAPALDLRKKHSIEVVVDRFKVRADLSLRLAESFETALKLADGIALVVSMDDPAKELVFSDKYACAHCGYSLSELEPRIFSFNNPKGACPRCDGLGIQQYFDPRLIVHNPQLSLAGGAVRGWDRRNAYYFQIIRSLGEHYGFDPEDPFENLPERVREIVFYGSGRESIDFKHLNARGQIQVHRHPFEGIIHNMERRYRETDSSLVRDELSKYLSSKPCPECEGTRLNRGARHVFVAESSLPELTCLPIKRALGFFSELELPGRRGEVAVKIVKEIRERMQFLVNVGLDYLTLDRSADTLSGGEAQRIRLASQVGAGLVGVMYVLDEPSIGLHQRDNERLLSTLVRLRDIGNTVIVVEHDEDAILAADHVVDIGPGAGVHGGSVVAQGTPQAIMENPNSLTGQFLSGQREIEVPQIRLPPDSKRRVRLRNARGNNLKGIDAEFPVGLFTCVTGVSGSGKSTLVNDTLFRLAARELNGAGTAAAECDGIDGLDLFDKVVDIDQSPIGRTPRSNPATYTGLFTPIRELFAATPEARSRGYSPGRFSFNVKGGRCEACAGDGVIKVEMHFLPDIFVHCDACKGQRYNRETLEIRYKGHTIHEVLEMTVEIACNFFAAIPSVHRKLQTLMDVGLSYITLGQNAVTLSGGEAQRVKLARELSKRDTGKTLYILDEPTTGLHFHDIQQLLGVLHQLRDHGNTVIVIEHNLEVIKTADWLIDLGPEGGDGGGRIIAQGTPEQVAADPASHTGRFLRAVLEKSAGARRSGVKMSQGNKVHTVSET, encoded by the coding sequence ATGGACCGCATTCAGATACGAGGCGCGCGTACCCACAACCTTAAAAACATCGACTTGGACCTGCCCAGGGACAAGTTGATCGTCATCACGGGACTTTCCGGTTCCGGGAAGTCCTCCCTTGCCTTCGACACCATCTATGCGGAGGGCCAAAGGCGCTACGTGGAATCCTTATCCGCCTATGCCCGCCAGTTCCTCTCCATCATGGAAAAGCCTGATGTGGACCACATCGAAGGGCTTTCGCCGGCTATCTCCATCGAGCAGAAATCCACGTCGCACAATCCCAGGTCCACGGTTGGCACCATCACCGAGATCTACGATTACCTCCGGTTGCTGTTCGCCCGGGCGGGCACACCGCGCTGTCCGGTCCATGGCGTGTCGCTGGAGGCCCAGACAGTCAGTCAGATGGTGGACAATGTCCTCGGCCAGCCGGAGGAGTCCCGCTGGATGCTGCTGGCCCCGGTGGTGAGCGAGCGTAAAGGCGAACATGTGCAACTGCTGGAAACCTTGCGTGGTCAAGGCTTTATCCGCGCCCGCATCGACGGTCAGGTTGTGGAACTGGACGAAGCGCCAGCGCTGGATCTGCGCAAGAAGCACAGCATCGAGGTGGTGGTCGATCGCTTCAAGGTGCGAGCCGATCTTTCCCTGCGCTTGGCGGAATCGTTCGAGACGGCTCTCAAGCTGGCCGATGGCATCGCGCTGGTGGTGTCCATGGACGATCCGGCCAAGGAACTGGTCTTTTCCGACAAGTACGCCTGCGCGCACTGCGGTTACTCCCTGAGCGAGCTGGAGCCGCGTATCTTCTCCTTCAATAACCCCAAGGGCGCCTGCCCGCGCTGCGATGGCCTGGGTATACAGCAGTATTTCGATCCACGCCTGATCGTGCACAATCCGCAGTTGAGCCTGGCGGGTGGCGCGGTGCGCGGCTGGGATCGGCGCAACGCCTACTATTTCCAGATCATACGCTCGCTGGGCGAGCATTATGGCTTCGATCCGGAGGATCCATTCGAGAATCTGCCGGAGCGTGTTCGTGAAATAGTGTTTTATGGCAGTGGAAGGGAATCCATCGATTTCAAGCATCTGAACGCGAGGGGGCAGATCCAGGTTCACCGTCATCCCTTCGAAGGCATCATCCACAACATGGAGCGCCGCTATCGCGAGACCGACTCCAGCCTGGTCCGCGACGAGTTGTCCAAGTACTTGTCCAGCAAGCCCTGTCCCGAGTGCGAAGGTACCCGCCTCAATCGCGGTGCTCGCCATGTCTTCGTCGCGGAGAGCTCATTGCCGGAGTTGACCTGCCTACCGATCAAGCGCGCCCTGGGGTTTTTCTCCGAACTGGAACTGCCAGGCCGCCGGGGTGAGGTGGCCGTCAAGATCGTCAAGGAAATTCGCGAGCGCATGCAGTTCCTGGTCAATGTGGGCCTGGATTACCTGACGCTTGATCGTAGCGCGGATACCCTGTCGGGTGGCGAGGCGCAGCGGATTCGACTGGCCAGCCAGGTGGGCGCCGGTCTGGTCGGGGTCATGTACGTGCTGGATGAGCCCTCCATCGGCCTACACCAGCGCGATAATGAGCGCCTGTTGAGCACCCTGGTACGCCTGCGCGACATCGGCAACACTGTCATTGTGGTGGAGCACGACGAGGACGCCATCCTGGCTGCCGATCACGTGGTGGATATTGGTCCTGGTGCCGGCGTGCATGGCGGATCCGTGGTGGCACAAGGCACCCCGCAGGCCATCATGGAAAATCCGAACTCCCTGACAGGACAATTCCTGTCCGGACAGCGCGAGATCGAGGTGCCACAGATTCGCCTGCCGCCGGATTCAAAGCGCCGAGTACGTCTGCGCAACGCCCGCGGCAATAATCTGAAGGGCATCGATGCCGAGTTTCCGGTGGGTCTGTTCACCTGCGTGACCGGCGTTTCCGGCTCGGGCAAGTCGACCCTGGTCAACGATACCCTGTTTCGCCTCGCTGCGCGTGAGCTGAATGGCGCCGGGACCGCGGCGGCGGAATGCGATGGCATCGACGGCCTGGACCTTTTCGACAAGGTTGTGGATATCGACCAAAGTCCAATTGGCCGCACGCCCCGGTCCAATCCCGCGACCTATACCGGATTGTTCACACCGATTCGGGAACTGTTCGCGGCGACGCCGGAGGCCCGTTCCCGTGGCTACAGTCCGGGGCGCTTCAGCTTCAACGTCAAGGGCGGGCGCTGCGAAGCCTGTGCCGGGGACGGCGTCATCAAGGTCGAGATGCACTTCCTGCCCGACATTTTCGTGCACTGCGACGCGTGCAAAGGCCAGCGCTACAACCGGGAGACCCTGGAGATACGCTACAAGGGCCACACTATTCACGAGGTGCTGGAAATGACGGTGGAAATTGCCTGCAACTTCTTTGCGGCGATCCCCTCCGTGCATCGCAAGCTGCAGACCTTGATGGACGTGGGGTTGAGCTATATCACCCTGGGCCAGAACGCCGTCACCCTGTCAGGCGGCGAGGCTCAGCGGGTGAAGCTGGCGCGTGAATTGTCCAAGCGCGACACGGGAAAGACGCTTTATATCCTTGATGAGCCGACAACGGGATTGCATTTTCATGACATCCAACAACTGCTGGGCGTCCTACATCAACTGCGCGATCACGGGAACACGGTGATCGTGATCGAACACAACTTGGAAGTGATCAAGACCGCGGATTGGCTGATCGACCTGGGGCCGGAGGGTGGCGACGGCGGCGGCCGTATCATCGCCCAAGGTACCCCCGAGCAGGTCGCTGCCGATCCCGCCTCCCATACCGGGCGCTTCCTGCGCGCAGTGCTGGAGAAAAGTGCGGGCGCGCGCCGTTCCGGAGTTAAAATGTCTCAAGGAAATAAGGTTCACACGGTGTCAGAAACATGA
- a CDS encoding MFS transporter: protein MKEPLEIDSPMTGTELRASVSLAGIYMLRMLGLFMILPVFSVYARDLPDATPFLIGIAISAYGLTQAIVGIPFGMWSDRFGRKKVIAIGLVIFAAGSVVAALSESIYGIIAGRAIQGSGAVAAVVMALAADLTREEHRTKAMALIGISIGISFALSMVAGPVISGWVGVKGLFWIIGVLSIAAIGVLYLAVPTPVVSSFHRDTQAMPAQFAKVLRHRELLRLDFGIFALHLILTATFVALPLVLRDNLHLDISKHGMIYLPVFVFSMVSMVPFVILAEKRRKMKAVFLGFIALVAAAEGSLQAMDDNLWSIAFLLYVFFTGFNLLEATLPSMVSKVAPPDLKGTAMGIYSTAQFLGAFVGGAAGGWIYGHYGVHSVFLFCAAIGLVWFGIACGMQPPRHLSSLLIRIGELAADEASLLSEEFLRVSGVAEAVVIAEDGVAYLKVDRSALDRNALNNLILPRGQYARAGQN, encoded by the coding sequence TTGAAGGAGCCCCTCGAAATCGACAGCCCCATGACCGGCACTGAACTGCGGGCCAGTGTCTCCCTTGCGGGCATCTACATGCTGCGAATGCTGGGCCTGTTCATGATTCTGCCGGTGTTCTCGGTTTATGCGCGCGACCTGCCCGACGCGACCCCCTTCCTGATCGGAATTGCCATCAGCGCCTACGGCCTGACTCAAGCCATCGTGGGTATCCCTTTCGGCATGTGGTCGGACCGTTTCGGCCGCAAGAAGGTCATCGCCATCGGCCTGGTCATCTTTGCTGCCGGCAGCGTCGTCGCGGCGCTCTCCGAATCAATTTACGGCATCATCGCGGGCCGCGCGATCCAAGGCTCAGGGGCGGTGGCCGCCGTGGTCATGGCCCTCGCCGCCGACCTCACACGCGAGGAACATCGCACCAAGGCGATGGCACTGATCGGCATAAGCATAGGCATATCCTTTGCCCTGTCCATGGTAGCTGGACCCGTGATTTCCGGCTGGGTAGGGGTGAAAGGTCTGTTCTGGATTATCGGCGTCCTCTCCATCGCCGCTATCGGCGTGCTTTACCTAGCCGTCCCAACGCCCGTCGTAAGCAGCTTTCACCGCGACACGCAGGCCATGCCGGCCCAATTCGCGAAGGTTCTGCGCCACCGGGAATTACTGCGCCTGGATTTCGGCATCTTCGCCCTGCACCTGATCTTGACCGCCACCTTTGTGGCCCTGCCTTTGGTCTTGCGCGACAACCTGCACTTGGACATCAGCAAACACGGCATGATTTACCTGCCGGTATTCGTGTTCTCCATGGTGAGCATGGTTCCGTTCGTAATCCTGGCGGAAAAACGGCGCAAGATGAAAGCGGTCTTTCTGGGCTTCATCGCCCTGGTAGCGGCAGCCGAAGGCAGCCTGCAGGCGATGGACGACAACTTATGGTCCATAGCCTTCCTGCTCTATGTCTTTTTCACCGGCTTCAACCTGCTGGAAGCGACACTGCCTTCCATGGTGTCCAAGGTCGCGCCACCGGATCTGAAAGGCACGGCCATGGGCATCTATTCCACGGCTCAGTTCCTTGGCGCATTCGTGGGTGGCGCCGCTGGCGGCTGGATATACGGCCATTACGGCGTCCACTCGGTATTCCTGTTCTGCGCGGCGATCGGCCTGGTCTGGTTCGGAATCGCCTGCGGCATGCAACCCCCACGGCACCTGAGCAGCCTGCTGATCCGCATCGGCGAGTTGGCGGCCGACGAGGCCTCGCTGTTGAGCGAAGAGTTCCTGCGAGTGTCCGGCGTGGCGGAAGCCGTGGTCATCGCGGAAGACGGGGTAGCCTATCTTAAAGTCGACCGGTCCGCTCTGGACAGAAACGCCCTGAACAACCTCATCCTGCCGCGTGGCCAGTACGCGCGCGCAGGCCAAAACTAA
- a CDS encoding single-stranded DNA-binding protein, which translates to MASRGVNKVILIGNLGADPETRYMPNGGAVTTIRIATSETWKDQQTGQQQERTEWHRVVFYRRLAEIAAEYLKKGGKVYIEGSLRTSQYEKNGEKRYSTDIIANEMQMLDRAGEGAPRSGGGYGSGAPSSRGESERFGTSEPARSPSAFDEGFDDDIPF; encoded by the coding sequence ATGGCCAGTCGTGGCGTCAACAAAGTGATTTTGATCGGTAATCTGGGGGCGGATCCGGAAACCCGCTATATGCCCAACGGCGGCGCCGTAACCACCATCCGCATCGCCACCAGCGAAACCTGGAAGGACCAGCAGACCGGTCAGCAGCAGGAACGCACCGAGTGGCACCGCGTCGTGTTCTATCGGCGACTGGCGGAGATTGCTGCGGAATACCTGAAGAAAGGCGGCAAGGTCTACATCGAGGGGAGTCTGCGTACCAGCCAGTACGAAAAGAACGGCGAGAAGCGCTACAGCACCGACATCATCGCCAACGAAATGCAGATGCTTGACCGCGCCGGCGAAGGCGCGCCGCGATCAGGCGGCGGCTATGGTTCGGGGGCGCCGTCATCGCGAGGCGAGTCGGAGCGTTTTGGCACCAGCGAGCCGGCGCGCTCGCCCTCTGCGTTCGACGAAGGCTTCGACGACGACATTCCCTTTTAA